In Denticeps clupeoides unplaced genomic scaffold, fDenClu1.1, whole genome shotgun sequence, one DNA window encodes the following:
- the LOC114771774 gene encoding protein SOGA3-like, translated as MDSESHPEASPDVGPEMERLTEENEELKLEIAELRAEMDEMRDSFFEEDTRQLQEVRRDLERANKSCRILQYRLRKTERRRERSAQSGEADEELVRGLEQDLKVAKDVSVRLHRELQRVEEAQKLTEQENDRLRENIVQLQVSRQALLNQEKGTASRDELGPEEKSPPSEEDSKDLRCHLSLMNEEAELLRKNMVTLAKEKEKAEQQVQQYLALYGELLPPPPQNTLPHLKGEMAGPPSMRESELKLRLRLVEEEADALSRKIVELELESRGLRAELSDMREEEYGGGVKQPGQSELREQLLLLEEEVELLRRSNAEAEQRNIQITEELITLREGGTGAESTQEELRVARKHLNSMAGKLLQLQAEKQQQLSAPRPASDIVRLPDSHTDVVKSRDPNSRQREGPIGGESDSEETRGTRLLLHEPGPFKQSRQETIGHKHMMNIHLEAERLGGTIEQLISETNAIISIASRPQPGPPAEEDSGSVAREQELLQRINGQMKGFQSNLHGFMQSLQIPGSQEQDPHERLSMFQPIISLIFVLLMFSSLSYATIFKLVFLFTLFFVL; from the exons atggactCTGAGAGCCACCCGGAAGCGTCGCCAGACGTCGGGCCCGAGATGGAGAGACTGACGGAGGAGAACGAGGAGCTGAAG CTGGAAATCGCGGAGCTGCGCGCCGAGATGGACGAGATGCGTGACTCCTTCTTTGAGGAGGACACGCGGCAGCTGCAGGAGGTGCGGCGCGACCTGGAGCGTGCCAACAAGAGCTGCAGGATCCTGCAGTACCGACTGCGCAAGACCGAGCGGCGGCGCGAGCGCTCTGCGCAGAGCGGCGAGGCGGACGAGGAGCTGGTGCGGGGCCTAGAGCAGGACCTGAAG GTGGCAAAGGATGTCTCGGTCCGGCTGCACCGGGAGCTGCAGCGGGTGGAGGAGGCGCAGAAGCTGACGGAGCAAGAGAATGACCGGCTGAGAGAAAACATAGTCCAGCTGCAGGTCAGCAGGCAAGCCCTGCTGAACCAGgag aaGGGAACTGCAAGTAGAGACGAACTTGGTCCAGAAGAGAAATCTCCACCCAGTGAG GAGGACAGCAAGGATTTGCGCTGCCACCTGTCGTTGATGAATGAGGAGGCAGAGCTTCTGCGGAAGAACATGGTGACTTTGgcgaaggagaaagagaaggcCGAGCAACAGGTTCAGCAGTACCTTGCTCTATATGGGGAGTTgcttcctcctccaccccaAAACACGCTACCCCACCTCAAGGGTGAAATGGCAGGCCCACCCAGCATGAGGGAATCGGAGCTGAAGCTGCGGCTTCggttggtggaggaggaggccgaCGCCCTGAGCAGGAAGAtcgtggagctggagctggaaagCCGTGGCTTGAGGGCGGAGCTAAGCGATATGAGGGAGGAGGAGTATGGCGGTGGGGTAAAGCAGCCCGGCCAGTCAGAGCTCAgggagcagctgctgctgttggaggaggaggtggagcttCTGAGAAGAAGCAATGCTGAGGCGGAGCAGCGGAACATTCAGATTACAGAAGAACTCATCACGCTGCGTGAGGGCGGGACAGGGGCGGAGTCTACACAGGAGGAGCTAAGAGTGGCACGGAAGCACTTGAATTCGATGGCAGGCAAATTACTGCAGCTGCAGGCAGAGAAACAGCAGCAGCTAAGCGCGCCCCGCCCAGCCTCGGATATAGTCCGCCTGCCAGACAGCCATACTGACGTTGTCAAGAGTCGTGACCCCAACTCTCGCCAAAGGGAGGGGCCTATAGGGGGAGAGAGTGACTCAGAGGAGACAAGGGGGACTCGGCTTCTCCTACACGAGCCAGGGCCTTTCAAACAAAGCCGTCAGGAGACGATTGGTCATAAGCACATGATGAATATCCACCTGGAGGCGGAGCGTCTGGGTGGTACTATAGAACAACTGATCAGCGAAACAAATGCCATAATCTCCATTGCTAGCAGACCACAGCCCGGTCCACCAGCAGAAGAGGATTCTGGGAGTGTCGCGAGAGagcaggagctgctgcagcGCATCAATGGGCAGATGAAAGGATTCCAGAGCAATCTGCACGGATTCATGCAGAGTCTTCAGATACCAGGAAGCCAGGAACAAGACCCCCACGAACGCCtgtct